The sequence below is a genomic window from Acetivibrio clariflavus DSM 19732.
ATTCAGAGCTTCCGAAGGCACAGGCAGAGGCCGATAAAATAATAAAAAATGCTGAATCGAAGAAAGAAACAAGGATTAATGAAGCAAAAGGTCAGGTTGCAAAATTCCAAAAGATGTATGATGAATACAAGAATTATAAGGATATAACAAAAAAGAGACTGTATCTTGAAGCAATGGAGGAATTGCTTCCGGGTATTACAGTCTATATTGAGAATACTTCGGGACAGATACAGAAGATTTTACCGCTCAAGCCTTTTAATGATAAGGGGGACAATTGATATGAAAAAGATTGTTATTCCGGTAGTAGTATTTTTAACCCTTATATTGATTCTAACGGGTGCTTATATTGTTAAAGAAGATGAATATGCTTGTATAAAGAGATTTGGTAAAGTCATAGATATAAAAGACTCAGCCGGGTTGTATTTTAAAGTACCTTTTTTAGACAGTAAATTTGAGCTTCCAAAGAAAAAAATTTTGTATGATTTACAGCCGTCGAATGTTTTGACAGAAGATAAGAAAGCCATGGTTGTAGACAATTATGTAGTGTGGAAGATTAGCGATCCTTTGGAGTTTTATAAATCGGTAGGTCTTGTGTCAGAAGCTGAAAAAAGAATAGATGCAGCAGTATACAATGCAGTTAAGAACACAATGGGTACATTGAAGCAGAACAGTATAATAAATGAAAAGCTTTCCGCAAGAGGGGAGTTTAATGCAACGGTTAAGGAAGAAGTGGCAAATCAAATTAAACATTACGGTATTGACATTATAGATGTTAAAATAAAAAAGCTTGACTTGCCCATTGAAAATGAGGAATCGGTTTATAAGAGAATGATATCCGAAAGGGAAAAAATTGCTGAGCAGTTTATTGCCGAAGGAGAATATGAAGCACAGAAAATTAAAAACGAAGTGGATAAGGAAGTAGCCATATTGATTTCTCAGGCTAAGGCAAAGGAACAGGAACTTTTAGGTGAGGGAGAGGCAGAATACATGAAGATTTTGGCCGATGCCTATTCCGGTGAAAAGATGGAGTTTTATGAATTTATAAGGTCCCTTGAAGCAATGAAAACTTCCTTAAAAGGGGAAAAAACTCTTGTACTTCCGCTGGATTCACCGATTACAAAATATCTTATAAGCGATAAATAATCGGTTTGCTGCTTTTAGTTTTTAAAGAACTGCCAATAAAGTATGAATTTCAACTTTATTGGCAGTTCTATTTTTATGAATATTTTTATGACAATGTATTCATAATATGATTATTAAAATCAATTTCCAACAGAGGTGTATAAACTGAATTTAGGCTAATAATTTACATTAAATCGGTACTTAACAAATAAATACATATTTCTAAGGAGTGGGTTTTTTGGCAGATATCAAAAAACTGATAAAAGATTGGTTTACCTTTAAAGAACCTGAAAAATTTGAAAAATTTATACTTAAAGAAAAAGAAAGTGAGACAAGGGATCATAGAGAAGATAACGACTCGGATGAGAAAAAGGTTGAATCTGAAAAAGGACAATCAGAAGGCAATAGTGAGAATATAAAAAGAAATGAGAGCACCGGATCTAAAAAGAGAGGTATAAAATCGCAGTTTGCACCTATTATGCAAATTGGTGCAAAGGATAACAAGAAGGAAGAAAAGTGCGAATGTGAAGACAATGAAAAGAAAGAAAAAGAGGAAGAGCAAAAAGATGTCAGTTCAATGACAAAAGTTAGTAAAAAACTGTCAGATAATATTGCATATCTAAAGCAAAAATATACTGTACCGGCTAGTGCTGATGTAGTTATAAGGGAGTTCCATATAACCGTAAAGGACAAGACCATTCCGGCTTGTATTATTTTTATAGACGGCCTGGTAAACACAGATGTAATGGATATGGCAATCTTGCAGCCGTTAATGCTGCTGTCTAATTTAGATATAAAAGAGGATGAATACGATGTTGAGGAAATTGTAAAGAGTCGTTTGCTTCCTCAC
It includes:
- the hflC gene encoding protease modulator HflC, with translation MKKIVIPVVVFLTLILILTGAYIVKEDEYACIKRFGKVIDIKDSAGLYFKVPFLDSKFELPKKKILYDLQPSNVLTEDKKAMVVDNYVVWKISDPLEFYKSVGLVSEAEKRIDAAVYNAVKNTMGTLKQNSIINEKLSARGEFNATVKEEVANQIKHYGIDIIDVKIKKLDLPIENEESVYKRMISEREKIAEQFIAEGEYEAQKIKNEVDKEVAILISQAKAKEQELLGEGEAEYMKILADAYSGEKMEFYEFIRSLEAMKTSLKGEKTLVLPLDSPITKYLISDK